Proteins from one Bradyrhizobium sp. CB82 genomic window:
- a CDS encoding LysR family transcriptional regulator, with translation MNAELLDLKAFVTVAELGSFVRTAAALNLSQPALSRRIQKLEETLGAPLLERSTRHVALTMVGRDFLPKMRRLIDEYETSVLAIRDFGARSSGLVTIAAVPTSVFYFLPRAIARFSEAYPRIRVRILDIGANEGLEAVARGEADFGINFIGASHADIEFTKLVDDPFVLACRQDHPLAKRKYVSWADLKSERIIMVGRNSGNRALIDNALVQHGEQLSWTYEVAHLSGSLGLVEAGLGIAVLPRLATPAPGHPIIRAIRLTAPEISRTIGIIRRRGAGLSPSASRMLAMLLETWSFRKRK, from the coding sequence ATGAACGCGGAACTGCTCGACCTCAAGGCCTTCGTGACGGTCGCCGAACTGGGCAGTTTCGTGCGCACTGCGGCAGCGCTGAACCTGTCCCAGCCGGCACTCAGCCGACGCATCCAGAAGCTGGAGGAGACCCTTGGCGCGCCGCTGCTCGAGCGGTCAACGCGTCATGTGGCGCTGACCATGGTCGGCCGCGATTTCCTACCCAAAATGCGACGGCTCATCGATGAGTATGAGACGTCCGTACTCGCAATCCGCGATTTCGGCGCGCGCAGCTCAGGGCTCGTCACGATCGCTGCGGTGCCTACGTCAGTGTTCTATTTTCTGCCACGCGCGATCGCGCGATTTAGCGAGGCGTATCCCCGGATTCGCGTCCGGATTCTCGACATTGGAGCGAACGAAGGACTGGAGGCGGTGGCGCGCGGCGAGGCGGATTTCGGCATCAATTTCATCGGAGCGTCGCATGCCGATATCGAGTTCACCAAGCTGGTGGACGATCCCTTTGTGCTCGCTTGCCGTCAAGACCATCCTCTCGCGAAACGAAAGTACGTGAGCTGGGCGGACTTGAAGTCTGAGCGGATCATCATGGTCGGCCGCAATAGCGGCAATCGTGCACTGATCGATAATGCACTCGTGCAACACGGTGAGCAGCTCAGCTGGACCTATGAAGTTGCACATCTCTCCGGATCGCTCGGCCTCGTTGAAGCAGGGCTTGGTATCGCCGTGCTGCCGCGCCTGGCAACTCCGGCCCCGGGTCACCCTATCATTCGGGCGATTCGGTTGACCGCCCCTGAAATCTCCAGGACGATCGGCATCATACGCCGTCGCGGTGCCGGCCTCTCGCCTTCCGCGAGCCGCATGCTGGCGATGCTTCTTGAGACGTGGAGCTTCCGCAAGCGCAAGTAA
- a CDS encoding CaiB/BaiF CoA-transferase family protein, with product MRPLDGITVITLEHAIAAPFATRQLADLGARVIKVERPGVGDFARGYDARVRGLASHFVWTNRSKESLALDIKHPEARQILKRLIQVHADVLVQNLAPGATARLGFGYQDLVAQKPGIIVCDISGYGNDGPYRDKKAYDLLIQAEAGFLSVTGTKETPSKAGPSIADIAAGMYAFSNILAALIERQKTGKGRHIDISMLEALGEWMSYPLYYAFDGAAPPARTGASHATIYPYGLFQAGDGNTVLLGLQNEREWVAFCEYVLRRPELAREERFAGNAQRNAARQELEAIIDATFASLSAAEVIERLEQANIANARANDMDALWAHPQLQARARWRNVGTPRGEVPALLPPGSWEDGDPRMDPVPALGEHTGAILEQLGYSATQIAGLRAEGAI from the coding sequence ATGAGACCATTGGATGGAATAACCGTCATCACCCTTGAGCATGCGATCGCAGCTCCGTTTGCCACCCGGCAGCTCGCCGATCTCGGCGCGCGCGTCATCAAGGTCGAGCGACCTGGTGTGGGAGACTTTGCACGCGGTTATGACGCGCGGGTGCGCGGCCTGGCCTCTCATTTCGTATGGACCAACCGCTCCAAGGAAAGCCTGGCGCTCGATATCAAGCACCCCGAGGCGCGGCAAATCCTGAAGCGCCTGATCCAGGTGCATGCCGACGTCCTGGTGCAGAACCTCGCTCCGGGCGCTACAGCGCGGCTGGGCTTTGGTTATCAGGATCTCGTCGCACAAAAGCCTGGGATCATCGTCTGCGATATCTCGGGTTACGGCAATGACGGCCCCTACAGGGACAAGAAGGCTTACGACCTTCTGATCCAGGCAGAGGCCGGCTTTCTCTCGGTCACGGGGACCAAGGAGACACCCTCGAAGGCCGGGCCGTCGATCGCCGATATCGCCGCCGGAATGTACGCATTCAGCAACATCCTTGCCGCGTTGATCGAGCGTCAGAAAACCGGCAAGGGTCGGCACATCGACATCTCGATGCTCGAAGCGCTCGGCGAATGGATGTCGTACCCGCTCTACTACGCGTTTGACGGTGCGGCGCCACCGGCGCGGACCGGCGCCAGTCACGCGACCATCTATCCTTATGGCCTGTTTCAAGCCGGCGATGGAAACACCGTGCTCCTCGGCCTTCAGAACGAGCGCGAATGGGTGGCGTTTTGCGAGTACGTTCTGCGTCGTCCGGAGCTCGCGCGTGAAGAGAGATTTGCCGGCAACGCCCAGCGCAATGCGGCGCGACAGGAACTCGAAGCGATTATCGACGCAACGTTCGCAAGCCTTTCAGCTGCCGAGGTCATCGAGCGTCTTGAGCAAGCGAACATCGCGAACGCGCGGGCCAACGACATGGATGCGCTTTGGGCGCACCCGCAGCTCCAGGCGCGCGCCCGCTGGCGGAACGTTGGCACGCCAAGGGGCGAAGTGCCCGCCCTGCTGCCGCCGGGATCGTGGGAGGATGGCGATCCGAGGATGGATCCCGTGCCCGCATTGGGCGAGCACACCGGAGCGATTCTCGAACAGCTCGGTTATTCGGCGACGCAGATCGCAGGCCTGCGCGCAGAAGGAGCGATTTGA
- a CDS encoding MaoC family dehydratase N-terminal domain-containing protein yields MNLTDWIGRSETVTDTATPTPYAALSAMLDGPAERPAVGTPLPPLWHWLYFLPLHRQSEIGPDGHAKRGGFLPPVPLPRRMWAGSQFHFHRPIRIGDRLKRVSRIENITEKSGRSGCLVFVKVRHEVSRNDAAAPSLTEFHDIVYRGPPRPEDKAPPPIAAPANAEWQQEWTPDDVLLFRYSALTFNGHRIHYDRRYVTEVEGYPGLVVHGPLIATLLLDLLRHKRADAELVEFRFRAVRPIFDVNKFSVCGAPDPDGNIHLWARDHEGWLTMDATAVTK; encoded by the coding sequence ATGAATTTGACCGACTGGATCGGCCGTAGCGAGACCGTGACCGACACCGCCACTCCCACGCCTTATGCTGCGCTCTCGGCCATGCTGGACGGCCCGGCCGAACGTCCGGCCGTGGGGACGCCTTTGCCTCCGCTGTGGCACTGGCTGTATTTCCTGCCGCTGCACCGGCAATCCGAGATCGGACCGGACGGCCATGCCAAGCGGGGCGGTTTTCTGCCTCCCGTGCCCCTGCCCCGCCGCATGTGGGCAGGAAGTCAGTTCCACTTTCACAGGCCGATTCGGATCGGAGACCGCCTGAAGCGCGTGTCGCGGATCGAAAATATTACGGAGAAGTCTGGCCGCAGCGGCTGTCTAGTTTTCGTGAAGGTGCGTCATGAGGTGAGCCGCAACGACGCAGCGGCGCCTTCCCTAACGGAATTCCATGACATCGTCTATCGTGGGCCTCCCAGACCCGAGGACAAGGCACCGCCGCCGATCGCGGCACCGGCCAACGCGGAATGGCAGCAAGAGTGGACGCCCGATGACGTGTTGCTGTTCCGCTATTCGGCCCTGACCTTCAACGGTCATCGCATCCACTACGATCGACGCTATGTCACGGAGGTCGAGGGCTACCCTGGGCTTGTTGTACACGGCCCCCTGATCGCAACGCTGCTGCTCGACCTGCTTCGTCACAAGCGAGCCGATGCCGAGTTGGTTGAGTTCCGGTTCCGGGCTGTGCGGCCAATCTTCGATGTGAACAAATTCTCCGTGTGCGGCGCGCCCGATCCGGATGGCAACATTCATCTGTGGGCCAGGGATCATGAGGGCTGGCTCACCATGGACGCGACGGCGGTGACGAAGTGA
- the dctA gene encoding C4-dicarboxylate transporter DctA: MRVDASGPSDGTATRKPFYRLLYVQVLVGVVLGIAVGHVWPDFGAALKPLGDGFVKLVKMMIAPIVFCTIVSGISSLHDNREIARTLIKSMVLFYGLTVAALLAGLVAVSVLEPGAGMHVAVSSLDPSVAARYTKQASPVGFADFMLHIIPHSFIGAFAEGEVLPVLLISILVAFGINRAGNAGAPLMKGIDSFSHALFASFGFIMKLAPLGAFGAMAFTIGRYGIRSMGSLGLLILTFYVACGAFVVLVLGALARINGFSLWKTIRYFREELLIVLGTSSSEPALPGALRKLERLGCQKGVSGLVLPLGYSFNLDGSAIYLTLASLFIAQACDVHLSWGQIAAMLGLMLLTSKGAAGVTGSGFVALVATLTVMPDLPVAGVALLIGIDRFMSEARALTSMISNCVASIVVSLWENACDRSTLTRELDQNGAAAVSCVETRQFA, translated from the coding sequence ATGCGCGTTGATGCATCAGGCCCAAGCGACGGCACCGCGACGCGAAAGCCGTTTTACCGGTTACTCTACGTCCAGGTGCTCGTCGGCGTCGTTCTTGGCATCGCGGTTGGTCATGTCTGGCCAGATTTTGGCGCAGCGCTCAAGCCGCTTGGGGATGGATTCGTCAAGCTCGTGAAGATGATGATCGCGCCAATCGTGTTCTGCACGATCGTCAGCGGCATCAGCAGCCTGCATGACAACCGCGAAATCGCCCGGACCCTCATCAAGTCGATGGTACTGTTCTATGGGCTGACCGTCGCTGCACTACTCGCCGGACTTGTTGCGGTCTCGGTGCTTGAGCCGGGCGCCGGTATGCACGTCGCAGTCTCTTCGCTCGATCCAAGCGTGGCCGCCCGTTACACCAAGCAGGCTAGTCCCGTTGGTTTCGCCGATTTCATGCTGCACATTATACCGCACTCTTTCATCGGCGCGTTCGCGGAAGGCGAAGTGTTGCCGGTGCTACTCATCTCGATCCTCGTTGCCTTTGGTATTAATCGCGCCGGCAATGCCGGTGCGCCGCTAATGAAGGGTATTGATTCATTCTCACACGCGCTGTTTGCGTCTTTCGGCTTCATCATGAAGCTGGCGCCGCTCGGGGCATTCGGTGCGATGGCATTTACGATCGGTCGCTATGGCATCCGCTCGATGGGCTCGCTCGGGCTCCTGATCTTGACCTTTTATGTCGCCTGCGGGGCTTTCGTCGTGCTGGTCCTTGGGGCCTTGGCCCGGATCAACGGCTTTAGTCTCTGGAAGACCATCCGATACTTTCGGGAAGAACTGCTGATCGTCCTCGGCACCTCCTCTTCCGAACCCGCCCTGCCCGGCGCACTGCGCAAGCTGGAGCGGCTCGGCTGCCAGAAGGGAGTGTCCGGGTTGGTGCTGCCGCTGGGCTATTCGTTCAACCTGGACGGCAGCGCGATCTATCTGACGCTCGCGTCGCTGTTCATTGCCCAGGCCTGCGACGTCCATCTCTCATGGGGACAGATCGCGGCGATGCTCGGGCTGATGCTGCTAACCTCGAAGGGTGCGGCGGGGGTAACCGGCAGCGGCTTCGTCGCACTCGTTGCCACGCTTACCGTGATGCCGGACCTGCCGGTCGCCGGCGTCGCGCTCTTGATCGGGATCGATCGCTTCATGTCGGAAGCGCGTGCGCTGACCAGCATGATCAGCAATTGCGTCGCCAGCATCGTGGTCTCGCTATGGGAGAACGCTTGCGACCGGAGCACGCTGACGCGCGAACTTGATCAGAACGGCGCCGCCGCGGTCAGCTGCGTTGAGACCCGTCAATTCGCATGA